The Paraburkholderia hospita genome includes a window with the following:
- a CDS encoding ParB-like protein, translating to MKTVTIKNIRPTQLTHGLREIRRKTQFYESLSGHDLEMAIAEKPVPVVLGPAGAPFAIDHHHVASALWRAGIKTMPAVLVADLSWLSYQDFWLSMDDHRWTCPYDAKGQRKSFADMPGHVWELEDDEYRSLAASVRVAGGYEKTTVPLEEFRWADFFRTYLPYPGTDDGFVAIQRQAVKLAKSKAAAGLPGFVGKEPG from the coding sequence TTGAAAACGGTAACCATCAAGAACATTCGCCCAACCCAGCTGACGCACGGTCTACGCGAGATACGCCGAAAGACGCAGTTCTATGAGTCGCTGTCCGGTCACGACCTGGAAATGGCAATCGCTGAAAAGCCGGTACCCGTCGTACTTGGACCGGCTGGGGCACCGTTCGCGATTGACCACCACCACGTCGCAAGCGCCTTGTGGCGCGCAGGAATAAAGACGATGCCCGCTGTGCTGGTAGCCGATTTGTCGTGGCTGTCGTACCAGGACTTCTGGTTGTCGATGGACGACCACCGCTGGACTTGCCCATATGACGCCAAGGGGCAACGGAAGAGCTTTGCGGATATGCCCGGGCATGTGTGGGAGCTGGAAGACGACGAATATCGTAGCCTGGCGGCATCGGTGCGCGTCGCGGGCGGCTATGAAAAAACCACCGTCCCGCTCGAAGAGTTCAGGTGGGCGGACTTCTTCCGTACGTACCTGCCATATCCCGGAACTGACGACGGATTCGTAGCCATACAGCGACAGGCGGTTAAGCTCGCAAAGAGCAAAGCGGCTGCAGGTTTACCGGGATTCGTGGGCAAGGAACCGGGTTAG